A genomic region of Mesorhizobium sp. NZP2077 contains the following coding sequences:
- a CDS encoding LysR family transcriptional regulator translates to MRNITLRHLRIISAIHTEGKIINAAKALGLTGPAVTLQLQQVEAEAGIQLFERAPHGMRPTDAGFAFIEAAHAIDERLGLLQEEIDAVKGLRKGHLIVGAVSTAKYFAPQIIAGFKKEFPDIELKLVIGNRAETIAKLKDHVLDIALMGRPPPDLPVEARVFGDHPLIIAAAPDHPLAQARDITKARIAKEHFIVREPGSGTRMSFERFLGDIPGRLEQPGTEMDSNETIKQAVMAGLGVAFISAHTIAFEVQAGRLSVLDVIGMPIRRQWFSVVRSDRVVTPAIGAFCAFLARKGAAFLPISGKLYPETR, encoded by the coding sequence ATGCGCAACATAACGCTCCGCCATCTTCGAATCATCTCGGCCATCCACACCGAGGGCAAAATCATCAACGCTGCCAAGGCCTTGGGACTAACCGGGCCGGCCGTGACGCTACAGCTCCAACAGGTTGAAGCAGAAGCGGGAATTCAGCTTTTCGAACGTGCTCCACATGGGATGCGTCCGACTGACGCAGGTTTTGCCTTCATCGAAGCGGCACACGCCATTGATGAGAGATTGGGGCTGCTCCAGGAGGAAATTGATGCGGTCAAGGGTCTCCGGAAGGGGCATTTGATCGTCGGCGCGGTCTCCACGGCGAAGTATTTCGCGCCTCAGATCATTGCTGGTTTCAAGAAGGAGTTCCCCGATATCGAACTGAAGCTGGTGATCGGCAACCGGGCCGAAACCATTGCGAAGCTGAAGGACCATGTCCTTGACATTGCACTGATGGGGCGACCGCCCCCGGATCTGCCGGTGGAGGCCAGAGTGTTCGGGGACCACCCCTTGATCATCGCGGCCGCCCCCGATCATCCCCTGGCACAGGCGCGCGACATAACCAAAGCCAGGATCGCGAAGGAACATTTCATCGTGCGCGAACCGGGTTCGGGCACGCGCATGTCATTCGAAAGGTTTCTTGGCGACATCCCCGGGCGATTGGAGCAACCCGGAACGGAGATGGATTCCAACGAAACGATCAAGCAGGCCGTGATGGCCGGGCTGGGCGTGGCCTTCATCTCCGCCCACACCATAGCCTTCGAGGTTCAGGCGGGACGGCTGTCGGTGCTCGATGTGATCGGTATGCCAATTCGCCGCCAATGGTTTTCGGTCGTGCGCAGCGACCGCGTCGTGACGCCAGCCATCGGTGCGTTCTGCGCCTTCCTGGCGCGTAAGGGAGCCGCTTTCCTGCCGATCTCGGGTAAGCTCTATCCCGAAACCCGCTGA
- the tkt gene encoding transketolase, translated as MNQIAIESPAPAKTDEQLMANAIRALAMDAVQKANSGHPGMPMGMADVATILFNRFLQIDPSRPDWPDRDRFVLSAGHGSMLQYALHYLLGYEDMPIEELQRFRQLGSRTAGHPEYGHALGIETTTGPLGQGIATAVGMALAERMLAARFGDGLVDHFTYAIAGDGCLQEGMSHEAIDLAGHLGLSKLIVLWDDNRISIDGPTSLATSMDQPMRFRAAGWSVLSIDGHDLDAIAAALEEARTSDRPTLIACRTTIGKGAPNLGGSEKTHGAPLGAAEIAATRTNLGWDHPPFEIPGEVLRAWRTAPARGRTARAAWEARLAASPRRQEFESAVAGDLPEGVFEALSTFRQQHFENATNVATRKASELALAVINEATEQTVGGSADLTHSNLTITKGMARVSPGDFSGRYIHYGIREHAMAAAMNGMALHGGLVPYGGTFLCFADYARGAMRLSALMGQRVIYVMTHDSIGLGEDGPTHQPVEHLAMLRATPNLNVFRPADIIETAECWELALRSKHRPSVLVLSRQNLPMLRTKAPEASRSAQGAYLMRKPVGRRDLTLIATGSEVEIARAAADLLLERHHIRVALVSMPCWELFEEQDEAYRAEVLGTAPRIAVEAAARLGWDRWIGEGGAFIGMTGFGASAPAAELYRHFGITAEAIADAACAVVQKD; from the coding sequence ATGAACCAGATCGCAATCGAGAGCCCCGCCCCTGCCAAGACCGATGAGCAGCTGATGGCGAACGCCATCAGGGCGCTCGCCATGGATGCGGTTCAAAAGGCAAACTCCGGCCATCCCGGCATGCCGATGGGCATGGCCGATGTTGCCACCATCCTGTTCAATCGCTTCCTCCAAATCGATCCGTCGCGTCCCGACTGGCCCGACCGTGACCGTTTCGTCCTGTCGGCGGGCCATGGCTCCATGTTGCAATACGCGCTGCACTATCTGCTCGGCTACGAAGACATGCCGATCGAGGAGCTGCAGCGCTTCCGGCAACTTGGCAGCCGCACCGCCGGGCATCCCGAATACGGCCATGCCCTTGGCATTGAAACCACGACAGGTCCACTTGGCCAGGGCATTGCGACAGCGGTCGGCATGGCATTGGCCGAACGCATGCTTGCCGCCCGGTTTGGTGACGGCCTCGTCGACCACTTCACATATGCCATCGCCGGCGATGGCTGCCTGCAAGAGGGGATGAGCCACGAGGCGATTGACCTCGCCGGCCATCTTGGCCTTTCAAAATTGATCGTGCTTTGGGACGACAATCGCATTTCGATTGACGGTCCGACCTCGTTGGCGACCTCGATGGACCAACCGATGCGGTTCCGGGCCGCCGGCTGGAGCGTTCTTTCGATCGATGGCCACGACCTGGATGCAATCGCGGCGGCGCTGGAAGAGGCGCGGACGTCGGATCGGCCGACGTTGATCGCATGCCGGACCACAATCGGAAAGGGCGCGCCGAACCTGGGCGGCTCGGAAAAAACCCATGGCGCGCCGCTCGGCGCGGCCGAAATCGCCGCGACGCGAACAAACCTCGGTTGGGATCATCCACCCTTCGAGATCCCCGGCGAAGTTTTGCGCGCCTGGCGCACCGCGCCAGCACGCGGCCGAACCGCGCGCGCGGCGTGGGAGGCGAGACTTGCCGCTTCGCCGCGCCGCCAGGAATTCGAAAGTGCTGTGGCTGGCGACCTTCCCGAGGGCGTCTTCGAGGCACTGTCGACATTTCGCCAGCAACACTTCGAAAATGCGACCAACGTCGCAACCCGCAAGGCCTCGGAACTGGCTCTCGCTGTGATCAACGAGGCGACGGAACAGACTGTCGGTGGATCGGCGGATCTCACTCATTCCAACTTGACCATCACCAAGGGCATGGCTCGCGTCTCACCGGGCGACTTTTCCGGACGATACATCCACTATGGCATCCGCGAGCACGCCATGGCGGCGGCTATGAACGGGATGGCCCTGCATGGCGGGCTTGTCCCTTATGGCGGGACGTTCCTGTGCTTTGCCGATTATGCGCGCGGCGCAATGCGGCTCTCGGCGCTGATGGGCCAGCGCGTCATCTATGTGATGACCCATGATTCCATCGGACTTGGCGAAGATGGGCCCACGCACCAGCCTGTCGAACATTTGGCGATGCTGCGCGCCACGCCAAATCTCAATGTCTTTCGTCCGGCCGACATAATCGAGACAGCTGAGTGCTGGGAGCTGGCGCTGAGGTCAAAGCACCGGCCGAGCGTGCTGGTGCTGTCGAGACAGAACCTGCCGATGCTCCGCACGAAGGCTCCCGAAGCCAGTCGCTCGGCCCAAGGGGCTTACCTTATGCGCAAGCCCGTCGGCCGGCGTGACTTGACGCTGATCGCCACCGGTTCGGAAGTGGAAATCGCCCGCGCGGCCGCCGACCTGCTTCTGGAGCGCCATCATATACGGGTTGCCCTGGTCTCCATGCCCTGCTGGGAACTCTTTGAAGAACAAGACGAAGCCTATCGCGCCGAGGTTCTCGGAACAGCTCCGCGCATAGCCGTCGAGGCGGCCGCGCGCCTTGGTTGGGACCGCTGGATTGGCGAAGGTGGCGCCTTCATCGGAATGACCGGCTTTGGCGCCAGCGCACCGGCCGCGGAGCTTTACAGGCATTTCGGTATCACCGCCGAGGCGATTGCCGATGCCGCTTGTGCAGTTGTTCAGAAGGATTGA
- a CDS encoding phosphoglycerate kinase: MRPLPDIRSAEIAGKTVLVRADLNVPLKNGIVADATRIVRFAPTVRDLLARGAKVVVMTHLGRPDGDANPIYSVRPVTATLSSEVGREVVFVPDCVGSTAEKAARHHHDGKVLLLENLRFHKGEEANSRNFALRLSVNGDLFVNDAFSCAHRAHASTHAIAQIMPAYAGPSLLAEVAALTAALDAPRRPVAALVGGAKVSSKIRVLKHLIGRMDHLIIGGGMGNTFLAASGYRVGRSIHEPECVSIARDIMETAAANGCRILLPSDVTVARMFEAEALATTVPVAAVPDEAMALDVGPRTVAEIKEVLNACRTLLWNGPLGAFEMRPFGDATFAVARHAAALSKAGQLATIAGGGDTAAALSMAGVADQITYLSTAGGAFLEWLEGCHLPGIEVLRKRVENSETV; this comes from the coding sequence TTGAGACCCCTCCCCGATATCCGCTCCGCTGAAATTGCCGGCAAGACCGTTCTCGTTCGCGCCGACCTCAACGTACCCCTCAAGAATGGCATCGTCGCCGATGCCACCAGGATAGTGCGTTTTGCTCCGACTGTCAGGGACCTCCTGGCGCGAGGTGCCAAGGTTGTCGTCATGACGCATCTTGGCAGACCCGACGGTGATGCCAATCCCATCTATTCAGTGAGGCCGGTAACAGCCACCCTGTCCAGCGAAGTCGGCCGCGAAGTTGTGTTCGTCCCAGATTGTGTCGGTTCCACTGCGGAGAAGGCTGCCAGGCATCATCACGACGGCAAGGTTCTCCTGCTCGAAAACCTTCGTTTTCACAAGGGTGAGGAGGCCAACAGTCGCAATTTTGCATTGCGGCTCTCGGTCAACGGCGATCTCTTTGTCAACGACGCCTTTTCCTGCGCTCATCGGGCGCATGCTTCGACCCACGCAATCGCGCAAATCATGCCCGCCTACGCCGGGCCGTCCCTGCTCGCCGAAGTCGCCGCACTGACTGCCGCCCTCGACGCGCCGAGAAGGCCGGTGGCCGCCCTGGTAGGGGGTGCCAAGGTCTCGTCCAAGATACGGGTGCTGAAGCACCTGATCGGCAGGATGGACCACCTGATCATCGGTGGCGGCATGGGCAACACATTTCTGGCTGCAAGCGGATATCGGGTGGGGCGGTCAATCCACGAGCCGGAGTGTGTTTCGATCGCTCGCGATATCATGGAGACCGCCGCCGCCAACGGTTGCCGTATCCTTCTGCCCAGCGACGTGACCGTTGCCAGGATGTTCGAGGCAGAGGCTCTGGCCACAACTGTCCCCGTGGCAGCTGTCCCTGACGAGGCAATGGCGCTCGACGTTGGCCCCAGGACAGTCGCCGAGATCAAGGAGGTCCTGAACGCCTGCCGCACCCTGTTGTGGAATGGCCCGCTGGGGGCCTTCGAGATGCGGCCATTTGGAGACGCCACCTTCGCGGTGGCGCGCCATGCAGCTGCACTGTCAAAGGCCGGACAACTCGCCACCATCGCGGGCGGCGGCGACACGGCGGCCGCACTGTCGATGGCGGGCGTCGCCGACCAGATCACCTACCTTTCGACCGCCGGCGGCGCCTTCCTGGAATGGCTGGAAGGTTGCCACTTACCCGGCATCGAAGTGCTGCGCAAAAGAGTCGAAAATTCGGAGACCGTCTAA
- a CDS encoding hydrogenase, with product MANLLWLQGGACSGNTMSFLNAEEPSACDLVTDFGINVLWHPSLGLELGENLQKMLKALTAGTLALDIFVFEGTVVNAPNGTGEWNRFAGRPMRDWVRDLCKVANFVVAVGDCATWGGIPATAPNPSESEGLQFLKRGHGGFLGKDFKSKAGLPVINIPGCPAHPDWITQIVVAVATGRGGDLTLDEFQRPKTFFTSFTQTGCTRNMHFAYKVSATEFGQRKGCLFYDLGCRGPMTHSPCNRILWNRQSSKTRAGMPCMGCTEPEFPFFDLAPGTVFKTQTVMGVPKDMPSGVDKTGYIKLTAAAKAASPRWAEEDIFVV from the coding sequence ATGGCCAATCTTTTGTGGCTCCAGGGTGGAGCATGCTCCGGCAACACGATGTCGTTTCTCAATGCCGAGGAACCGAGCGCGTGTGATCTGGTTACCGACTTTGGCATTAACGTGCTGTGGCATCCGTCGCTCGGGCTCGAGCTTGGCGAGAACCTGCAGAAGATGCTGAAGGCGCTGACCGCCGGCACGCTGGCGCTCGATATTTTCGTGTTCGAAGGCACCGTGGTGAATGCCCCCAACGGAACAGGCGAATGGAACCGCTTTGCGGGTCGTCCCATGCGCGACTGGGTAAGGGACCTGTGCAAGGTCGCCAATTTTGTCGTCGCCGTCGGCGACTGCGCGACGTGGGGCGGCATCCCCGCGACCGCGCCAAACCCGTCCGAAAGCGAAGGCCTGCAATTCCTCAAGCGCGGCCATGGCGGCTTCCTCGGCAAGGATTTCAAATCCAAGGCCGGCCTGCCAGTGATCAACATTCCAGGGTGTCCGGCTCACCCCGACTGGATCACGCAAATCGTGGTCGCCGTGGCGACCGGCCGTGGAGGGGATCTCACGCTGGACGAGTTCCAGCGTCCGAAGACCTTTTTTACGTCCTTCACGCAGACCGGCTGCACCCGCAACATGCACTTCGCCTACAAGGTTTCGGCGACCGAGTTTGGTCAGCGCAAAGGCTGCCTGTTCTACGACCTGGGCTGCCGCGGGCCGATGACGCATTCGCCGTGCAACCGCATTTTGTGGAACCGCCAATCGTCCAAGACGCGAGCGGGCATGCCGTGCATGGGCTGCACGGAGCCCGAGTTCCCGTTCTTCGATCTGGCTCCGGGAACTGTGTTCAAGACGCAGACCGTCATGGGTGTCCCAAAGGACATGCCGAGCGGGGTCGACAAGACCGGTTACATCAAGCTGACGGCCGCGGCCAAGGCTGCTTCGCCGCGCTGGGCTGAAGAAGACATCTTCGTCGTCTGA
- a CDS encoding phosphoribulokinase, whose product MSAKHPIISITGSSGAGTTSVKRIFEQIFRRENVEAAFIEGDAFHRYDRAAMKVKVAEDEKGGNPYFTHFNAEANELDALQEVFEAYGLRGAGRTRTYVHDEAEAELYGCDLGTFTPWREFAPSDLLFYEGLHGCAVTDRVDLAKHADLKIGVVPVINLEWIQKIHRDRSTRGYSTEAVVDVILRRMPDYVRHIVPQFSKTDINFQRVPIVDTSNPFVARWIPTPDESMLIIRFANPRGIDFPYLLSMIHNSFMSRANSIVVPGNKLDLAMQLILTPLIMQLIERKRRAN is encoded by the coding sequence ATGTCGGCCAAGCACCCCATCATCTCGATCACCGGCTCCTCGGGTGCTGGCACCACCTCGGTCAAGCGCATCTTTGAGCAGATCTTCCGGCGCGAAAACGTCGAGGCGGCGTTCATCGAGGGCGATGCATTCCACCGCTACGATCGCGCGGCGATGAAGGTGAAGGTTGCCGAGGACGAGAAGGGCGGCAACCCCTACTTCACCCATTTCAACGCGGAGGCCAACGAACTCGATGCGCTCCAGGAAGTCTTCGAGGCGTATGGGCTGAGGGGTGCTGGCCGCACGCGAACCTATGTTCACGATGAGGCGGAGGCTGAACTCTATGGCTGCGATCTCGGCACCTTCACGCCGTGGCGCGAGTTCGCGCCCAGTGATCTGCTCTTCTATGAGGGCCTGCATGGTTGTGCCGTCACCGACAGGGTCGATCTGGCCAAACACGCTGACCTCAAGATTGGCGTGGTGCCGGTCATCAACCTTGAATGGATCCAGAAGATTCACCGCGACCGCTCCACGCGTGGCTACTCGACGGAAGCCGTGGTGGACGTGATCCTTCGGCGCATGCCCGATTACGTGCGCCACATCGTGCCGCAGTTCTCAAAGACCGACATCAATTTCCAGCGCGTGCCGATCGTCGATACATCCAATCCATTCGTCGCTCGCTGGATCCCTACACCTGACGAATCTATGCTGATCATCCGCTTCGCCAACCCGCGCGGCATCGATTTCCCCTACCTGCTTTCGATGATCCACAACTCGTTCATGTCGCGCGCCAACTCGATCGTCGTGCCGGGCAACAAGCTCGACCTGGCCATGCAGCTGATCCTCACACCGCTGATCATGCAACTGATCGAACGCAAGCGCCGCGCCAACTGA
- a CDS encoding sigma-54 dependent transcriptional regulator, protein MLAERYAYRVVLAHSFSEALTTMATIHVDLAIAEDHAGEDAGLTFLTGLRVSHPDITRIYVTSNSDCISEPALSQAAIYQFLLKPVDASQLGLLVERALETRELARRHRILSREFKISGDGLIFGERKNAAFRAESQRFEKLVYVSAKMAELCDLARQAAKTELPILIEGETGTGKELLARAIHYNSMRRASPLLVQNCGGVPDELLQSELFGHKRGSFTGAISDRLGLFRAADGGTVFLDEISEVSPSFQVSLLRFLQEGEVKPLGSDRVTHCNVRIIVASNRRLKNLVARGEFRQDLYFRLKGFEFEVPSLRERPEDIGPLAEFFAAKHADAIGRKILGITANTIEKLSSGEFPGNVRELENEIRRMVALAKDGEYLTTRNMSATLLAASPRRSSEAVAFLPEGVTLKDQVESLEKQIVSRALVRNHWNQSRTANELGLSRVGLANKIKRYSLNEHGQQHQ, encoded by the coding sequence GTGCTGGCCGAGCGCTACGCATATCGTGTTGTTCTGGCGCACTCCTTTTCTGAAGCCCTGACCACGATGGCCACCATCCACGTCGATCTGGCCATAGCGGAGGATCATGCGGGGGAAGATGCCGGTCTCACCTTCCTTACCGGCCTTCGGGTGTCTCATCCCGACATCACCCGCATCTATGTGACGTCGAATTCGGACTGCATCTCGGAGCCGGCATTGTCCCAGGCGGCAATCTACCAGTTTCTGCTGAAGCCCGTTGATGCTTCGCAATTGGGCCTGCTTGTCGAAAGAGCATTGGAGACCCGCGAACTTGCACGCCGCCATCGCATCCTGTCTCGGGAGTTCAAGATCTCGGGCGACGGACTGATCTTCGGTGAGCGCAAGAATGCCGCCTTCAGAGCGGAGAGCCAGCGTTTCGAAAAACTCGTCTATGTCAGCGCGAAAATGGCTGAATTGTGCGATCTGGCACGGCAAGCGGCCAAGACCGAGCTGCCGATTCTCATCGAAGGGGAGACGGGCACCGGCAAGGAACTGCTGGCCAGGGCCATCCATTACAACTCGATGCGCCGGGCAAGTCCTCTGCTGGTCCAGAACTGCGGAGGCGTGCCGGACGAATTGCTGCAATCGGAATTGTTTGGACACAAGCGCGGATCCTTTACCGGAGCTATTTCGGACCGGCTGGGTCTGTTTCGCGCCGCCGACGGCGGGACGGTTTTCCTGGATGAGATTTCCGAAGTGTCGCCGTCCTTTCAGGTTAGCTTGTTGCGATTTCTCCAGGAGGGCGAGGTCAAGCCCCTTGGCTCCGACAGGGTCACACACTGTAATGTTCGCATCATCGTGGCATCCAACCGGCGCCTGAAAAATCTGGTCGCGCGTGGCGAGTTCCGGCAGGATCTCTATTTCCGGCTGAAAGGCTTTGAGTTCGAAGTCCCTTCCCTGAGAGAACGCCCCGAAGACATTGGACCCCTGGCGGAGTTCTTTGCGGCAAAACATGCCGATGCCATTGGCCGCAAGATTCTGGGAATCACGGCCAACACCATCGAAAAGCTTTCAAGCGGCGAATTTCCAGGCAATGTCCGGGAACTGGAAAATGAAATCCGCCGCATGGTGGCTCTCGCCAAGGATGGCGAATATCTGACGACACGCAACATGTCAGCGACGCTCCTTGCTGCGTCGCCCCGGCGCAGTTCGGAAGCCGTTGCCTTTCTCCCGGAGGGCGTGACGTTGAAGGACCAGGTGGAAAGCCTCGAAAAGCAGATCGTCAGCAGGGCACTTGTTCGCAATCACTGGAACCAAAGCCGCACGGCAAACGAACTCGGGCTGTCGCGGGTTGGTCTGGCAAACAAGATCAAACGCTACAGCTTGAACGAACACGGCCAGCAACACCAATGA
- a CDS encoding class 1 fructose-bisphosphatase yields MSNPTLDAFLASHQRQGHDGDVLATVAALAGAALAINNGIRSGRLGSAFGGTNGTVNADGDTQKDLDIYADDIFLEAMRRAPVRCVASEERVAPVALDPESRIALAIDPLDGSSNIDVNVSIGTIFSLLPATGAPGIDPAAFFLQPGSSQLAAGFFVYGPQLVLVLTLGLGTHAFVFSPELNTFVQTHESVAVAERTQEFAINASNYRHWEEAVRLYVDDCLKGEEGPRGKNFNMRWIASLVADVYRILMRGGVFLYPGDSRAGYASGRLRLVYEANPIAMLVEQAGGRATNALCSILDIVPTGLHQRVPLVFGSAREVERVARYHTEPSAIAERSPLFGNRGLFRA; encoded by the coding sequence ATGAGCAATCCGACACTCGACGCCTTTTTGGCGTCGCACCAACGGCAAGGGCATGATGGCGACGTCTTGGCAACGGTCGCGGCGCTGGCTGGTGCGGCTCTCGCGATCAACAACGGCATCCGCTCTGGTAGGCTTGGGTCCGCCTTTGGCGGGACCAATGGAACGGTCAACGCGGACGGTGATACCCAAAAGGACCTGGACATCTATGCCGATGATATCTTTCTGGAAGCCATGCGCCGTGCTCCCGTGCGGTGTGTCGCCTCTGAAGAGCGTGTCGCACCGGTCGCACTCGACCCCGAGAGCCGCATCGCGCTAGCCATCGACCCCTTGGACGGTTCGTCCAACATCGACGTCAACGTGTCGATTGGCACAATATTCTCGCTTCTCCCAGCGACTGGCGCGCCCGGCATCGACCCGGCCGCCTTTTTTCTTCAGCCAGGCAGCAGCCAGCTCGCGGCAGGCTTTTTTGTCTACGGACCGCAGCTGGTTCTCGTTTTGACGCTTGGCCTCGGCACGCACGCGTTCGTCTTCTCGCCTGAACTTAACACCTTCGTGCAGACCCATGAGAGCGTGGCGGTGGCCGAACGCACCCAGGAATTCGCCATCAACGCGTCCAATTATCGCCATTGGGAAGAAGCCGTGCGGCTCTATGTGGATGATTGCCTGAAAGGCGAGGAAGGTCCGCGCGGCAAGAACTTCAACATGCGCTGGATCGCCTCGCTTGTCGCCGATGTCTATCGCATCCTGATGCGCGGTGGCGTCTTTCTCTATCCCGGCGACAGCCGTGCCGGCTACGCAAGCGGACGGCTGCGGCTCGTCTACGAGGCCAATCCCATCGCGATGCTGGTGGAGCAAGCCGGCGGACGCGCGACGAATGCGCTTTGCAGCATACTCGACATCGTTCCGACCGGCCTGCACCAACGCGTCCCGCTTGTCTTCGGCTCCGCCAGGGAGGTCGAGCGCGTCGCCCGCTACCATACCGAGCCAAGCGCAATAGCCGAGCGTTCACCGCTGTTTGGCAACCGCGGCCTGTTTCGGGCCTGA
- the gap gene encoding type I glyceraldehyde-3-phosphate dehydrogenase — translation MTVRVAINGFGRIGRNILRAIHESGRKDIDVVAVNDLGPVETNAHLLRYDSVHGRFPHEVSVSGDQITVGKEKFKVTAIKDPTQLPWKELGVDIALECTGIFTARDKAAAHLTAGAKRVLVSAPADGADLTVVYGINHDQLTKDHIVISNASCTTNCLAPLAAVLHETVGIEKGMMTTIHSYTGDQPTLDTMHKDLYRARAAALSQIPTSTGAAKAIGLVLPDLKGKLDGISIRVPTPNVSVVDFKFIAKRATTVQEINEAVIAASNGKLKGILGVTHHPNVSIDFNHDPRSSILALDQTKVMDGNFVSVLSWYDNEWGFSNRMADTAVAVGGVL, via the coding sequence TTGACCGTCAGAGTTGCCATCAACGGATTCGGCCGCATTGGCCGCAACATCCTGCGCGCCATCCATGAATCCGGCCGCAAGGACATCGACGTCGTCGCCGTCAACGATCTCGGCCCGGTCGAGACCAATGCGCACCTGCTGCGCTACGACAGCGTGCACGGCCGCTTCCCGCATGAGGTGTCGGTGTCCGGCGACCAGATCACCGTCGGCAAGGAAAAGTTCAAGGTCACCGCGATCAAGGATCCGACGCAGCTGCCGTGGAAGGAACTCGGCGTCGACATCGCGCTCGAATGCACCGGCATCTTCACCGCCCGCGACAAGGCTGCCGCCCACCTGACCGCCGGCGCCAAGCGCGTGCTGGTCTCCGCACCCGCCGACGGCGCCGATCTGACCGTGGTCTACGGCATCAACCACGACCAGCTGACCAAGGACCACATCGTCATCTCCAACGCGTCCTGCACCACCAATTGCCTGGCGCCGCTGGCCGCCGTGCTGCACGAGACGGTCGGCATCGAAAAGGGCATGATGACGACGATCCATTCCTACACGGGCGACCAGCCGACGCTGGACACCATGCACAAGGATCTCTACCGCGCCCGCGCCGCCGCCCTGTCGCAGATTCCGACCTCGACCGGTGCCGCCAAGGCGATCGGCCTTGTGCTCCCCGACCTCAAGGGCAAGCTCGACGGCATCTCGATCCGCGTGCCGACCCCGAACGTCTCGGTGGTCGACTTCAAGTTCATCGCCAAGCGCGCCACCACGGTGCAGGAAATCAACGAAGCGGTCATCGCCGCGTCGAATGGCAAGCTCAAGGGCATTCTCGGCGTCACCCATCACCCGAATGTCTCGATCGATTTCAACCATGATCCGCGTTCGTCGATCTTGGCGCTCGACCAGACCAAGGTGATGGACGGCAACTTCGTTTCGGTGCTGTCCTGGTACGACAATGAATGGGGCTTCTCCAACCGCATGGCCGACACCGCGGTCGCTGTTGGGGGCGTGCTTTGA